From the Methanobacteriales archaeon HGW-Methanobacteriales-1 genome, the window TAATGACGAAATCGCATCTGAGATTGACTCAGCTTTCGTTCTGGACATTAACAAAATGTTCCCTGACGAACAAGCTGAAGTATTAAAAGCTGAAGTAGGAGACGGAATCTGGCAAGTTGTACGGATCCCAACCATCGTTTCACGAACTTGTGACGGTGCAACCACCTCCCGATGGTCTGCTATGCAAGTAGGTATGTCCATGATTTCTGCTTACAAACAGTGTGCTGGAGAAGCCGCAACAGGGGACTTCGCTTACGCTGCAAAACACGCAGAAGTTATCCACATGGGTACTTATTTACCTGTTAGGAGAGCAAGAGGAGAAAACGAACCTGGTGGTATTCCATTCGGTTACTTAGCAGACATATGCCAATCTTCCAGAGTGAACGCTGACGACCCAGTACGCACAACCTTAGATGTTGTAGCTATGGGAGCAATGTTATACGATCAAATCTGGTTAGGTTCTTACATGTCTGGTGGTGTCGGATTCACTCAATACGCTACCGCTGCTTACACTGACAATGTCTTAGACGACTTCTGTTACTTCGGTAAAGAATACGTAGAAGACAAGTTCGGATTAACTGAAGCACCTAATAACATGGACACTGTACTGGACGTAGGATCTGAAGTTACCTTCTATGCTCTTGAGCAATACGAAGAATACCCAGCTCTACTTGAAACCCAGTTCGGTGGTTCCCAGCGTGCTGCTGTTGTTGCTGCCGCTGCCGGATGTTCCACTGCTTTTGCAACTGGAAACGCTCAAACCGGTCTAAGCGCATGGTACTTATCCATGTACTTGCACAAAGAACAACACTCCAGGCTAGGATTCTATGGTTACGATCTGCAAGATCAATGTGGTGCATCCAATGTATTCTCCATCCGGAACGACGAAGGATTACCTCTTGAACTAAGAGGACCTAACTATCCTAACTACGCAATGAACGTAGGTCACCAAGGTGAATACGCAGGAATCGCTCAAGCTCCACACGCTGCTCGAGGAGACGCCTTTGTCTTCAACCCACTGGTTAAAATCGCATTTGCTGACGACAACTTAGCATTTGACTTCACTAACCCACGGGCTATGTTCGCTAAAGGAGCATTAAGAGAATTCGAACCAGCCGGAGAAAGAGCTTTCATCTCTCCAGCTAAATAGGTGTAACGCAAACACCTATTTTATTTTTTTATTTAAAAGTAAGGAGGATTAATATGGTAGACCCTATGATAACAGGATTAGGTGTTGTTGCCCTTATGGGAGCCGCTGCAACTATTGCAGGTGCTGCTGAGGATTTGGAATCCGATGTAGGATCCATGAGTAACCCAAACTCTCAGGTACAACTTGCTCCGCAAATGGGTAATCTTCACAGAATGTTTAACAAGGCCGTTTCTGGTGAACCAGTACAAATGGGTGCCTGGGTAGGTATCGCAGGTTCATTGGCATTTGTTTTCATGTTTTCTTTAAATTTACCAGTCGTTGTGGCTATAGCAGCCGGTGCAGCTATTACTGCTTTGGTTCACGCCACATTCGCTACAACATCTCATATGGGAAGGATTGTAAGCCAAGCTCAATTTGGCCAACCTTTATACATGGATGTTATTTATCAACACTTAGGGCCAATTGCTGGCCACGGATTCATAGTTACATTTTGTATTGTTGGATTATCATACTTGATGACTTTACCAATTCAAGGCTTAGGCCACCCATTCCCACTTCCAATGCTGGCAGTGCTTTGGGGAATAACTATTGGTGCAATAGGTTCATCCACTGGGGATGTTCACTACGGTGCTGAAAGAGAGTACCAACAATATCCGTTTGGTGGAGGTATTCCAGTAGCTATTCACGGTGATATCGTGAGAAAGGCAGAACTGGGTGCTAGAAACTCTATGGATGTTGTAATGTTCTGTGCAAAGTATGGTGGACCTGTAACTGGTTTTGCTTTCGGTTTAATTGTTTTCCTAAGCTTCTGGATTACTATCGTCTTTGGATTATTTGGCGGTGTAATTGCAGGTGTAGTGATACTATTACTATTGATTATAATCAACAGCAAAATTGAATCATTTGCCCGAAACAAGTACGGCCCATACATCGAATAAGGAGGATATAGAATGGACCCATTATTATTAATCGGTGCAGTAACTGTAGGAGGAGTCCTAATTGGTGGGGGTGTACACTTCATACCAGTAGGCGGTGCTCCAGCAGCTATCGCAACAGCAACAGGTGTGGGAACAGGTACCGCTATGCTCGCCGCAGGGGGAGGTATGACTGGTCTGATTGCCGCAGCAGCCCTAACTGGACAGCCACTATGGCTTATCTTAGCTTCAGGTGCTATTGGTTCAGCTTTAATGCTTGGTATAACCATGCTTTTTGGTAACTTCATTTACGTTTTTGGTGTAGGATGTGTACCTGCATCAGCGAAAGTAGATGTTGACCCAATTACTAAACTTGAACAAAGTAAGTTCGTAACACCAGGAACCGAAGGTCACGGAATTCCAACCGTTTGTTATGTAAGCGGAATTATGGGAGGACTTTTAGGTGGAATTGGTGGAGGACTAATTTATTACTACCTATATAACGCACTTGCTGAAACTTCAGCCTTTGCATTAACTGCAGGCGCAACAATATCTATTGCTGCAGCTGCCTTAGCAGGAATTCTTGCAGTAGGTATATTCTTTATAAATTCTGTAGTCGCTTCCTATAACATAGGTGGTACTATTGAAGGTTTCCACGACCCTAAATTCAAGCGTATCCCTCGAGGATTACTCGCTTGTTTCATAGCTTCGCTGGTAACTGGAATTGTAAGTATTTTATTCATCCAAGGAGGTGTCCTCTAATGTCAGTAGCAGGTGGAGGTGGCGGAGAATCTTCTGTCAACCCTAAACATACCCTAGCACTGGGAGTAATTGGTGGACTCGCGGGTATTTACTTAACTCCAATTAGTCCTGTATTAGGGCCTCTTTTTGCAGCATTAGGTGCTGTCTGTGCCATCGTTTGGGGTGCTGATGCTATTGCACGTGTTGCAAGTTACGGTTTAGGTACTGGTGTGCCTTCCATTGGATACATGTCTTTATCTATTGGTATTTTAGGTGGTTTAGGTGGACTAGCTGGCGCAGTCATCTTTGGTCCATCTCTCGCAATACTAGCACCGCTGTTTGGATTTATCTTGGCAGTAATCGTCGGTACCATAGTTGCTTTAATAGCTAAAAAGATTATTAAAATGAAAATACCAGTATTGGTAAGCTGTACTGCTGAATTGGCAGGTGCATCTGCTTTATCCGTAATTGGATTTTCTGCAGCTATTGCTGGAAGTTATTCCATGGCACTTATCCAAGCATCAGTTATATCAACTGGATTTATAGCACTGCTTTTAATCATGAATACCATGGCTATACAACACCCATTTAACGCCTGTTTAGGTCCACAAGAAGACCGAACTAGAACTCTTAAACTTGCAGGAGCCGCTGCTTTCATGGCCATGTCTATTTATGGTCTGTTAGGAATGGCTTCCACTCAAGCATGGTGGGTAATTGCGTTAGTTGGTGCTATCGGATGGTTCATATCAATCAGATCATACATCACTGCTTCCCAAGAACAAGCAGCATCTGTTAAATGGTCTGGAATGTGGCCTAAAGAGGAAGAACACTAGGAGGAATCAAAATGGAAATGTTACCTTTAATTAAAATTGCTCCTGAATACAACTTGACTCTTGACCCTTCCACAGGTATGGTTGGAGCAGCTTTAGGTAGAGATGTCGTCTTAGTTTCCTTGGACGCAGTAAATGAACAATTAAATGTACTGGAAGCAGCAGTAGATGATTTATACAATTCTCTAGATCCTACCACAGCTCCTGCAGACTCTTTCCCTGGAAGGGAAGGTGTTTACATGAATGCAGGTAAGCTAACCAATATGGTTTA encodes:
- a CDS encoding tetrahydromethanopterin S-methyltransferase subunit D, with the translated sequence MDPLLLIGAVTVGGVLIGGGVHFIPVGGAPAAIATATGVGTGTAMLAAGGGMTGLIAAAALTGQPLWLILASGAIGSALMLGITMLFGNFIYVFGVGCVPASAKVDVDPITKLEQSKFVTPGTEGHGIPTVCYVSGIMGGLLGGIGGGLIYYYLYNALAETSAFALTAGATISIAAAALAGILAVGIFFINSVVASYNIGGTIEGFHDPKFKRIPRGLLACFIASLVTGIVSILFIQGGVL
- the mtrE gene encoding tetrahydromethanopterin S-methyltransferase subunit E: MVDPMITGLGVVALMGAAATIAGAAEDLESDVGSMSNPNSQVQLAPQMGNLHRMFNKAVSGEPVQMGAWVGIAGSLAFVFMFSLNLPVVVAIAAGAAITALVHATFATTSHMGRIVSQAQFGQPLYMDVIYQHLGPIAGHGFIVTFCIVGLSYLMTLPIQGLGHPFPLPMLAVLWGITIGAIGSSTGDVHYGAEREYQQYPFGGGIPVAIHGDIVRKAELGARNSMDVVMFCAKYGGPVTGFAFGLIVFLSFWITIVFGLFGGVIAGVVILLLLIIINSKIESFARNKYGPYIE
- the mtrC gene encoding tetrahydromethanopterin S-methyltransferase subunit C, producing the protein MSVAGGGGGESSVNPKHTLALGVIGGLAGIYLTPISPVLGPLFAALGAVCAIVWGADAIARVASYGLGTGVPSIGYMSLSIGILGGLGGLAGAVIFGPSLAILAPLFGFILAVIVGTIVALIAKKIIKMKIPVLVSCTAELAGASALSVIGFSAAIAGSYSMALIQASVISTGFIALLLIMNTMAIQHPFNACLGPQEDRTRTLKLAGAAAFMAMSIYGLLGMASTQAWWVIALVGAIGWFISIRSYITASQEQAASVKWSGMWPKEEEH
- the mcrA gene encoding coenzyme-B sulfoethylthiotransferase subunit alpha, with translation MADKKFISALKTKFEESPDEKKTTFYNKGGWKQSERKTQFVNEGKAIAEKRGIPMYNPDVGTPLGQRALMPYQVSTTDTYVEGDDLHFVNNAAMQQMADDIKRTVVVGLNTAHNVIEKRLGKEVTPETITHYLETVNHAMPGAAVVQEHMVETDPTLVADSYVKVFTGNDEIASEIDSAFVLDINKMFPDEQAEVLKAEVGDGIWQVVRIPTIVSRTCDGATTSRWSAMQVGMSMISAYKQCAGEAATGDFAYAAKHAEVIHMGTYLPVRRARGENEPGGIPFGYLADICQSSRVNADDPVRTTLDVVAMGAMLYDQIWLGSYMSGGVGFTQYATAAYTDNVLDDFCYFGKEYVEDKFGLTEAPNNMDTVLDVGSEVTFYALEQYEEYPALLETQFGGSQRAAVVAAAAGCSTAFATGNAQTGLSAWYLSMYLHKEQHSRLGFYGYDLQDQCGASNVFSIRNDEGLPLELRGPNYPNYAMNVGHQGEYAGIAQAPHAARGDAFVFNPLVKIAFADDNLAFDFTNPRAMFAKGALREFEPAGERAFISPAK
- a CDS encoding tetrahydromethanopterin S-methyltransferase subunit B, giving the protein MEMLPLIKIAPEYNLTLDPSTGMVGAALGRDVVLVSLDAVNEQLNVLEAAVDDLYNSLDPTTAPADSFPGREGVYMNAGKLTNMVYGFVFGLILLLAMLHAFLGVL